Proteins from one Aspergillus nidulans FGSC A4 chromosome VIII genomic window:
- a CDS encoding MFS transporter (transcript_id=CADANIAT00001926) — translation MTPKQLEKGNLENRTYPETDVVDWDGEDDPTNPRNWSEPKRWAHVVTISILALITNMAPTMCAPGVTAIEADLQISSSVASTLAVTLYVLGIAIGPMFMSPLSELYRRAPVYHAANMMFVAFIVGSALSQSLAQFLVFRFFSGCAGGTPMALGGGTIADITTIQKRAAAMALFSMGPLTGPVLGPVIGGFVTAGMGWRWTFWLLSILGGVAGATALVVMRETHPKVILERKAANLRATTGDLKLRSRLASGTPLSPGQVLLQILIRPLMLLFGSPILLVISLYVALVFGVMYLLFTTFPSVFEGQYGFSTSVSGLVYLGLGVALVASMLLFYVLNERVQAAQMKADGVQQVRPEYRLLLMIWFSPFVGVGLIIYGWTAYYKVHWIVPIIGTVFMGFGAFFVIMPAQLYLVDVFGSQAAASALGANNLLRYISSTFLPLAGPAMYRRTDYGWGNTLLGLLALAFVPGPLLFYRYGERLRNNSTRRIE, via the exons ATGACTCCAAAACAACTGGAAAAGGGTAACCTGGAAAATCGTACTTACCCAGAGACCGATGTTGTCGACTGGGACGGAGAGGACGATCCGACCAATCCTCGCAACTGGTCAGAGCCCAAGAGATGGGCGCATGTTGTTACAATCTCTATTCTGGCTCTCATCAC GAACATGGCCCCTACGATGTGCGCTCCGGGCGTCACGGCAATTGAGGCTGACTTGCAGATAAGTTCCAGTGTTGCCAGTACACTTGCGGTCACACTGTACGTACTGGGAATCGCGATTGGCCCTATGTTTATGTCGCCACTCAGCGAGCTCTACCGCCGTGCGCCTGTTTACCACGCCGCCAACATGATGTTCGTGGCCTTTATCGTTGGCAGTGCGTTAAGCCAGAGCCTCGCCCAGTTTCTCGTCTTCCGGTTCTTCTCCGGCTGCGCTGGTGGTACCCCGATGGCGCTTGGCGGTGGAACGATTGCCGATATCACAACTATCCAGAAACGAgcggcggcaatggcgtTGTTCAGTATGGGACCTCTGACGGGACCG GTTCTCGGTCCAGTCATCGGAGGCTTCGTTACCGCAGGAATGGGTTGGCGTTGGACGTTCTGGTTGCTATCTATTCTGGGAGGGGTGGCCGGAGCGACGGCGCTGGTTGTCATGCGGGAGACGCACCCTAAAGTCATTCTGGAGCGCAAAGCAGCCAATCTACGTGCTACTACTGGCGACTTGAAACTGCGTTCCAGGCTTGCCAGTGGTACTCCGCTCTCACCCGGACAGGTCCTTCTCCAAATTCTGATCCGACCACTCATGCTGCTTTTTGGATCGCCTATTCTACTCGTCATATCCCTCTACGTGGCCTTGGTGTTTGGTGTGATGTACCTTCTCTTTACTACCTTTCCTAGCGTCTTCGAGGGTCAATACGGGTTCAGCACGTCTGTATCCGGGCTGGTATACCTGGGTCTGGGTGTAGCATTAGTCGCTAGCATGCTTCTATTTTACGTTCTCAATGAGCGGGTACAGGCGGCACAGATGAAAGCAGACGGAGTGCAACAAGTTCGACCAGAGTACCGGCTGCTCCTGATGATCTGGTTCAGCCCGTTCGTCGGGGTGGGCCTGATCATCTACGGCTGGACAGCATACTACAAGGTTCATTGGATCGTGCCTATAATCGGCACTGTCTTCATGGGGTTCGGAGCCTTTTTTGTGATT ATGCCGGCACAACTCTACCTGGTCGACGTATTTGGGTCCCAGGCGGCAGCCTCTGCTCTAGGCGCCAACAACCTGTTGCGCTACATCTCAAGTACCTTCTTGCCACTGGCGGGGCCTGCCATGTACCGTAGAACTGATTACGGGTGGGGGAATACGTTACTAGGGCTCCTTGCACTTGCATTCGTTCCGGGGCCTCTTTTGTTCTATCGATACGGTGAGCGTTTGCGCAACAACTCTACGCGACGTATAGAATGA
- a CDS encoding uncharacterized protein (transcript_id=CADANIAT00001927), with protein MRSVLLISCLAACSAAAPIFENFYNFSDDMAEFLGRVSKAIHSEVNSLTCDTSSIALPSFASGLPAPTGQKPLYVALGRGTQNYTCADSTSSSTPEAVGAVARLYNATCLAARLPKAIELLPAIAYKLTLPANEYDPLPPSNFNLLGHHFFEGKVPVFDLDTTPDRQLGIAKVKKEADLPAPTSAVRGDDDEGAVAWLYLSRSNGTVGRYSSVYRVDTAGGSPPETCEGMARSFEVEYAANYYIYGQ; from the exons ATGCGTTCAGTGCTCCTTATTAGCTGCCTGGCGGCATGCTCTGCCGCTGCCCCCATCTTTGAGAACTTCTACAACTTCTCCGATGATATGGCTGAGTTCCTGGGCCGAGTGAGCAAGGCTATCCACAGCGAGGTCAACTCGTTGACCTGCGACACATCCTCAATTGCTCTCCCCTCTTTTGCCTCTGGCCTCCCAGCCCCCACCGGCCAGAAGCCCCTCTACGTCGCACTCGGACGCGGGACACAG AACTACACCTGCGCCGactcaacctcctcctcgacgccCGAGGCCGTCGGCGCCGTCGCCCGCCTTTACAATGCAACATGCCTCGCCGCGAGACTCCCAAAGGCCATCGAGCTGCTCCCCGCGATTGCCTACAAGCTCACCCTCCCAGCAAACGAATACGACCCACTCCCCCCATCCAATTTTAACCTCCTCGGCCACCACTTCTTCGAGGGCAAAGTCCCCGTCTTTGACCTTGACACAACGCCGGACCGACAGCTGGGAATCGCGAAAGTGAAGAAAGAAGCCGACCTTCCCGCTCCAACGTCTGCGGTGCGtggcgatgacgacgaaggcGCCGTTGCCTGGCTTTATCTTTCAAGAAGCAATGGCACCGTAGGCCGGTACTCGAGCGTTTACCGCGTTGATACCGCAGGTGGATCGCCGCCTGAGACTTGTGAGGGGATGGCGCGGAGTTTCGAGGTCGAGTATGCGGCAAACTATTATATCTATGGGCAATAG
- a CDS encoding uncharacterized protein (transcript_id=CADANIAT00001928) translates to MSQYIHRTKVIEGLRETSRSAGRHTGQSAGWQANPHSGARTRPVRPRDTTTINQNNGPQRSTYTGADNDGNGLKADPLCLQVDIPGRPCRTSMVIRLPVRRKIMKYANVGS, encoded by the exons ATGTCACAGTACATCCATAGAACCAAAGTCATCGAGGGTCTGAGGGAAACCTCGAGGAGCGCGGGCCGGCATACCGGACAGAGTGCAGGCTGGCAAGCCAA CCCACACTCGGGTGCCAGGACACGTCCAGTCCGGCCCCGCGACACTACAACCATCAACCAGAACAATGGCCCTCAAAGGAGCACATACACTGGAGCAGACAATGACGGCAACGGCTTGAAGGCTGACCCATTGTGCCTTCAGGTGGATATTCCCGGAAGACCATGCCGGACCTCTATGGTCATTAGGTTGCCcgtgaggaggaagatcatGAAGTACGCGAATGTGGGATCATAA
- a CDS encoding histone H4 (transcript_id=CADANIAT00001929), whose amino-acid sequence MSGRGKGGKGLGKGGAKRHRKILRDNIQGITKPAIRRLARRGGVKRISAMIYEETRGVLKTFLEGVIRDAVTYTEHAKRKTVTSLDVVYALKRQGRTLYGFGG is encoded by the exons ATGTCTGGAC GCGGAAAGGGTGGCAAGGGTCTCGGAAAAGGTGGCGCCAAGCGTCACCGTAAGATCTTACGTGACAACATCCAGGGTATCACCAAGCCCGCTATCCGCCGTCTCGCTCGCCGTGGTGGTGTCAAGCGTATCTCTGCCATGATCTACGAGGAGACCCGTGGTGTcctcaagaccttcctcGAGGGTGTCATCCGTGACGCCGTCACCTACACTGAGCACGCCAAGCGCAAGACCGTCACATCTCTCGACGTTGTCTACGCTCTCAAGCGTCAAGGCC GCACCCTCTACGGTTTCGGTGGTTAA
- the hhtA gene encoding histone H3 (transcript_id=CADANIAT00001930) — MARTKQTARKSTGGKAPRKQLASKAARKAAPSTGGVKKPHRYKPGTVALREIRRYQKSTELLIRKLPFQRLVREIAQDFKSDLRFQSSAIGALQESVEAYLVSLFEDTNLCAIHAKRVTIQSKDIQLARRLRGERS; from the exons ATGGCTCGCACTAAGCAGACTGCCC GCAAGTCTACTGGTGGCAAGGCTCCCCGTAAGCAGCTCGCGTCCAAGGCTGCCCGTAAGGCCGCTCCCTCCACTGGAGGTGTCAAGAAGCCTCACCGCTACAAGCCTG GTACCGTCGCTCTCCGTGAGATCCGTCGCTACCAGAAGTCCACTGAGCTTCTGATCCGAAAGCTCCCCTTCCAGCGTCTGGTCCGTGAAATCGCCCAGGACTTCAAGTCCGACCTCCGCTTCCAGTCCTCCGCCATCGGTGCTCTCCAGGAGTCCGTTGAGGCCTACCTCGTCTCCCTCTTCGAAGACACCAACCTGTGCGCTATCCACGCCAAGCGTGTCACCATCCAGTCCAAGGACATCCAGCTTGCTCGTCGCCTCCGTGGTGAGCGATCTTAA